The following are from one region of the Stigmatella ashevillena genome:
- the moaC gene encoding cyclic pyranopterin monophosphate synthase MoaC codes for MKMVDVGGKKKTGRVAVAVARLRMLAATLERIQQGKVEKGDVLAAARLAGIMAAKRTPDVVPLCHPIALSGVEVTLAPFEAGLEVRVEVRTVDRTGVEMEALTAACAAALTVYDMCKSVDRGMVIENVQLEHKSGGRSGTWNRKPSKR; via the coding sequence GTGAAGATGGTGGATGTGGGTGGCAAGAAGAAGACCGGACGGGTGGCGGTGGCCGTCGCGCGTCTGCGGATGCTCGCCGCGACACTCGAGCGCATCCAGCAGGGCAAGGTGGAGAAGGGGGATGTGCTGGCCGCGGCGCGGCTGGCCGGCATCATGGCCGCCAAGCGGACCCCGGATGTGGTGCCGTTGTGCCACCCCATCGCGCTCTCGGGTGTGGAGGTGACGCTGGCCCCGTTCGAGGCAGGGCTGGAGGTGCGTGTCGAGGTCCGCACGGTGGACCGCACGGGCGTGGAGATGGAGGCCCTGACCGCTGCGTGCGCGGCGGCCCTCACCGTCTACGACATGTGCAAGAGCGTGGACCGGGGCATGGTCATCGAGAACGTGCAGCTCGAGCACAAGTCCGGGGGCCGCTCGGGCACCTGGAACCGGAAGCCCTCGAAGCGGTAG
- a CDS encoding NUDIX hydrolase codes for MSQNPRPWLRLRRGLEHDYRIAKVRNDIFADPRTGHEHPRLLIDTPDWVNVIALTPEDQLVLVRQFRFGTCQSTLEIPGGLVDAGEDPAVAAARELEEETGYVASRVVALGDVNPNPALQGNRCYSFLALDCVKHHGGRPDEGEDLLVELHPHADVPRLILEGHITHAMVVVAFFLERLRAEAAR; via the coding sequence GTGTCCCAGAATCCCCGTCCCTGGCTGCGCCTGCGCCGCGGCCTCGAGCATGACTACCGCATCGCGAAGGTCCGCAACGACATCTTCGCCGATCCCCGCACGGGCCACGAGCATCCGCGCCTGCTCATCGACACCCCGGATTGGGTGAACGTCATCGCCCTGACGCCCGAAGACCAGCTGGTCCTGGTGCGGCAGTTCCGCTTCGGCACCTGCCAGAGCACCCTGGAGATCCCCGGTGGGCTCGTGGACGCAGGGGAGGACCCCGCGGTGGCGGCCGCGCGGGAGCTGGAAGAGGAGACGGGCTACGTGGCCTCCCGGGTGGTGGCGCTGGGCGACGTGAACCCCAACCCCGCCTTGCAAGGCAACCGGTGCTACTCCTTTCTCGCGCTCGACTGCGTGAAGCACCACGGGGGCCGCCCGGACGAGGGAGAAGACCTCCTCGTGGAGCTCCACCCCCACGCGGACGTGCCGCGCCTCATCCTCGAGGGCCACATCACCCACGCCATGGTGGTGGTCGCCTTCTTCCTGGAACGGCTCCGCGCGGAGGCCGCGCGGTAA
- a CDS encoding SirB1 family protein — translation MNFSSGFGSPLARERLVSALAADPPRLDLAALAIATLANPALDTSACLHTLDVLATRVLVEIERQFEQGESLPRLRALRHVLADIEGFRGNEKDYFSPSNSFLDHVLEHKVGLPITLSVVYLEVARRAGIPLYGVAFPGHFLVACNAGDHKLVIDPFHNGDILTEHGCEELLKRVAPQLRFDSSKLTPAPVELITYRMLSNLKRVYLERDDAERGLTVVDLLLLLAPDHPGELRTRALLLMKVGAFRSSLKDVDRCLELSPDAPDRDRLELLAKELRERLDHLN, via the coding sequence GTGAACTTCTCCTCCGGATTCGGTTCTCCGCTCGCCCGGGAGCGATTGGTTTCCGCATTGGCCGCGGATCCGCCCCGGTTGGACCTGGCGGCGCTGGCCATCGCAACCCTGGCCAACCCGGCGTTGGATACCTCCGCGTGCCTGCACACGCTGGACGTGCTGGCCACCCGGGTGCTGGTGGAAATCGAGCGCCAGTTCGAGCAAGGAGAGTCCCTGCCTCGGCTGCGGGCCTTGCGCCATGTCCTGGCGGACATCGAAGGCTTCCGCGGCAACGAGAAGGACTATTTCTCGCCCAGCAACAGCTTCCTGGACCACGTGCTGGAGCACAAGGTGGGCCTGCCCATCACGCTCTCGGTGGTGTACCTGGAGGTGGCCCGGCGGGCCGGCATCCCCCTGTATGGGGTGGCCTTCCCCGGGCACTTCCTGGTGGCGTGCAACGCCGGGGACCACAAGCTGGTCATTGATCCGTTCCACAACGGGGACATCCTCACCGAGCACGGGTGCGAGGAGCTGCTCAAGCGAGTGGCGCCCCAGTTGCGCTTCGACAGCTCCAAATTGACCCCCGCGCCGGTGGAGCTCATCACCTACCGGATGCTGTCCAACCTCAAGCGCGTGTACCTGGAGCGCGACGACGCCGAGCGGGGACTCACCGTGGTGGACCTGCTCCTGCTGCTGGCGCCGGACCACCCGGGAGAGCTGCGCACACGCGCCCTGCTGCTGATGAAGGTGGGGGCGTTCCGCTCCTCCCTCAAGGACGTGGACCGCTGCCTGGAGCTGTCGCCCGACGCGCCGGACCGCGATCGCCTGGAGCTGCTGGCCAAGGAGCTGCGCGAGCGGTTGGATCACCTCAACTGA
- a CDS encoding YiiX/YebB-like N1pC/P60 family cysteine hydrolase: protein MPSPSLLLALLVLGGAPATPAGPTAPPSPPAPPPASAVPRSLNVYDLDPGSFEFLAQQDLQALQRHTAGLRALQEQLREQLALYQQDQDIPYTPEQKRTLLTTWASFFDYFVSTEVIRQRYWNFVKVPSLTQPGKHGWGFLLTHVALTTELAHGLTYAELTNGRKQLEVLLDEPAPEYGVPARAFTQFKEKAIHIATAAQLYTGDSYREQVRPLLKKAGAHNAPLTAWAFQEMTAASQVARGKFLKRGPSFFTVAAKDLVQDSATQALFPVQRSVAEWMGDTRVLRVGKPLISREQVLAVLEKTQPGDILVARQNWYLSNIGLPGFWPHAELYVGTPAQLSAHFDGDADVKAWLATLPGQPQTLGEHLARLFPEKWAHYRGQDEHGDPFRIIESISEGVSFTGPEHGMRVDYLGVLRPRLSLREKAQAIVRAFTYQGRPYDFNFDFFSDSTLVCTELVYKAYAPAQDMKGLRIGLVDVAGRKTLPANELVKLFDQEYGLPERQLDFVAFLDGREEGQAAIEGSVLSFRQSYRRMKWDIAQK, encoded by the coding sequence ATGCCCTCCCCGTCCCTCCTGCTGGCCCTGCTCGTGCTCGGGGGTGCCCCCGCGACACCGGCCGGCCCAACGGCCCCTCCTTCTCCCCCTGCCCCACCCCCCGCCTCGGCCGTGCCCAGGTCCCTCAACGTCTATGACCTGGACCCGGGTTCCTTCGAGTTCCTGGCCCAACAGGACCTCCAGGCCCTCCAGCGCCACACCGCCGGACTCCGGGCCCTTCAGGAACAGCTCCGCGAGCAGCTCGCCCTCTACCAGCAGGATCAGGACATCCCCTATACCCCCGAGCAGAAGCGCACCCTGCTCACCACCTGGGCGTCCTTCTTCGACTACTTCGTCTCCACGGAGGTCATCCGCCAGCGCTACTGGAACTTCGTGAAGGTGCCCTCGCTCACCCAGCCGGGGAAGCACGGCTGGGGTTTCCTCCTGACGCACGTGGCGCTCACCACGGAGCTGGCCCACGGGCTCACCTACGCGGAGCTGACGAATGGCCGCAAGCAGCTCGAGGTGCTCCTGGATGAGCCCGCGCCCGAGTACGGTGTCCCCGCCCGCGCCTTCACCCAGTTCAAGGAGAAGGCCATCCACATCGCCACCGCGGCCCAGCTCTACACCGGCGACAGCTACCGGGAGCAGGTCCGCCCCCTCTTGAAGAAGGCGGGGGCACACAACGCTCCCCTGACGGCCTGGGCCTTCCAGGAGATGACGGCGGCCTCCCAGGTGGCCCGCGGCAAGTTCCTCAAACGAGGGCCCTCCTTCTTCACCGTGGCAGCCAAGGACCTCGTCCAGGACAGCGCCACGCAAGCCCTCTTTCCCGTGCAGCGCTCCGTGGCCGAATGGATGGGGGACACGCGCGTGCTGCGCGTGGGCAAACCGCTCATCTCCCGCGAGCAGGTCCTGGCCGTGCTGGAGAAGACCCAGCCAGGAGACATCCTCGTCGCCCGGCAGAACTGGTACCTTTCCAACATCGGCCTGCCGGGCTTCTGGCCCCATGCGGAGCTGTACGTGGGCACCCCGGCGCAGCTCTCCGCCCACTTCGACGGCGATGCGGACGTGAAGGCGTGGCTGGCCACCCTGCCCGGCCAACCCCAGACGCTCGGCGAGCACCTGGCCCGGCTCTTTCCGGAGAAGTGGGCGCACTACCGCGGCCAGGACGAGCACGGGGACCCCTTCCGCATCATCGAGTCCATCAGCGAAGGCGTCTCCTTCACCGGCCCCGAGCACGGCATGCGCGTGGACTACCTGGGCGTCCTGAGGCCCCGGCTCTCGCTCCGGGAGAAAGCCCAGGCCATCGTGCGGGCCTTCACCTACCAAGGCCGTCCGTACGACTTCAACTTCGACTTCTTCTCGGACTCGACGCTGGTGTGCACGGAGCTCGTCTACAAGGCCTATGCCCCCGCCCAGGACATGAAGGGCCTGCGCATCGGCCTGGTGGACGTGGCCGGCCGGAAGACCCTGCCCGCCAACGAGCTCGTCAAGCTGTTCGACCAGGAGTACGGCCTGCCGGAGCGCCAGCTCGACTTCGTCGCCTTTCTGGATGGACGCGAGGAGGGGCAGGCCGCTATCGAGGGCTCTGTCCTCTCCTTCCGCCAGAGCTACCGGCGAATGAAGTGGGACATCGCCCAGAAGTAA
- a CDS encoding DUF2795 domain-containing protein, which translates to MAYGQAENPALSIPPHLDAVEYPVWREQLAKAAADNGAPIDVINVFKCLPRSQYESKEQVLRDLAEAARRFAMGNLPDDDGVSRDRRNIGRDLVENAPPGHSRHP; encoded by the coding sequence ATGGCTTACGGACAGGCGGAGAACCCTGCGCTCTCGATCCCCCCTCACCTGGATGCGGTGGAGTATCCGGTGTGGCGTGAGCAACTCGCCAAGGCGGCTGCGGACAACGGCGCCCCCATAGACGTCATCAACGTCTTCAAGTGCTTGCCGCGCTCGCAGTACGAATCGAAGGAGCAAGTGCTCCGCGATCTGGCCGAGGCGGCACGGCGGTTCGCCATGGGGAATCTCCCGGACGATGACGGGGTGTCTCGGGACCGGCGCAACATCGGCAGGGATCTGGTGGAGAACGCTCCGCCAGGGCATTCGCGCCATCCCTGA
- a CDS encoding CoA-binding protein, giving the protein MNFTDNLIESDAGIERVVKGSKRVAVLGIKTEQQAGQPALYVPEYLVKAGVEVVPVPVYYPDVTHILGKPVFRRLVDIPGEVDLVDVFRRPQDINAHVDDIIAKKPKAVWFQSGIRNDEAAEKLARAGIQVVQDRCLMVEHRRFSFR; this is encoded by the coding sequence ATGAACTTCACGGACAACCTCATCGAGAGTGATGCAGGCATCGAGCGCGTGGTGAAGGGCTCGAAGCGCGTGGCGGTGCTGGGCATCAAGACAGAGCAGCAGGCGGGGCAGCCCGCCCTCTACGTGCCGGAGTACCTGGTCAAGGCCGGGGTGGAGGTGGTGCCGGTGCCCGTCTATTACCCGGATGTGACGCACATCCTGGGCAAGCCGGTGTTCCGGCGGCTCGTGGACATTCCAGGCGAGGTGGACCTGGTGGATGTGTTCCGGCGCCCTCAGGACATCAACGCCCATGTGGACGACATCATCGCCAAGAAGCCGAAGGCGGTGTGGTTCCAGTCGGGGATCCGCAACGACGAAGCGGCCGAGAAGCTGGCCCGGGCGGGCATTCAAGTGGTTCAGGACCGGTGCCTGATGGTGGAGCACCGGCGCTTCAGCTTCCGCTGA